The genomic region GTTGTACGCTCGATTATCGCGTATAATGGGCGCTTTTCTCATCTTGTGCCAGAAGGCATAAGCGAGTATATACAAAGTCTTAAGTAAAGGAGTGATTATGGATTTTCAGACTTCAAATAGTGGGTTTTATGTGACCTTGGAGGGGATTGATACTTCGGGTAAAAGCACGCAGCTTAAAAATCTTGCAAATTATTATCCACATGCAGTTTTTAGCAGAGAGCCCGGTGGCACGCCTTTAGGGGAAAAGGTGCGCAATATTGTATTAAAGGATAAGCTTGATGTGATGAGCGAGCTTTTCTTATTTCTATCCGATAGAGCGCAACATTATAGCGAGGTTTTGGAGCCAAATTTAGAAGCGCATAAGCTCATTATTACTGATAGGAGTCTTATTTCAAATATGGCGTATGCAAAAAATCTTAGCGATGCGCAACTCTTAGAATGCAATCATATCGCAACGCGTGGGCTTAAACCGCATTTGTGTATTTTATTTTACCTTGATGAAGAGAATCTCAAAGCGCGCCTTGGCGACAAAGCAAACGACAGCATTGAAAAGCGCGGTGTGTCATATATGCTAGAGATTCAAAAGCGTTTAGAGTTTTATGCAAATTTGCTTGAAGTGCGCACGATTAAGATTGACGCCACGTTACCGATTCCAATGATTACCAAAAACATTACAAGTCATATTGATATGCTTATCTCTTAGGCTATGAAATGTCTTGTATGTGGAAATCTAAGCTTTTTTGTGATTTGCAAATCTTGCTTAGATTCTATGCCTTTCACACCCACCTCACGCACTGCGCAGTCCGGACTTCAAGTTTATAGCTTTTACCCACACAGCCATATAGAG from Helicobacter himalayensis harbors:
- the tmk gene encoding dTMP kinase, whose translation is MDFQTSNSGFYVTLEGIDTSGKSTQLKNLANYYPHAVFSREPGGTPLGEKVRNIVLKDKLDVMSELFLFLSDRAQHYSEVLEPNLEAHKLIITDRSLISNMAYAKNLSDAQLLECNHIATRGLKPHLCILFYLDEENLKARLGDKANDSIEKRGVSYMLEIQKRLEFYANLLEVRTIKIDATLPIPMITKNITSHIDMLIS